Proteins from one Pygocentrus nattereri isolate fPygNat1 chromosome 16, fPygNat1.pri, whole genome shotgun sequence genomic window:
- the cryba1b gene encoding crystallin, beta A1b → MALTNQMNMPMGPWKITVYDQEYFQGRWWEFTSCCKNVMEYGLENVRSLKVECGAWVGYEHTSLNGQQFVLEKGDYPCFEAYMGSNGYRVERMMSFRPIFSANHKESRMCVWDCENMMGRQWDLCDDYPSLQAMGWHNNEIGSMQVQSGAWVCYQYPGYRGYQYIMECDCHGGEYRHYREFGTHAHTPQIQSIRRIQH, encoded by the exons ATGGCTTTGACAAACCAGATGAACATGCCCATGGGACCATGGAAG ATCACCGTTTATGACCAGGAGTACTTCCAGGGCAGATGGTGGGAGTTCACCTCCTGCTGCAAGAACGTTATGGAGTACGGCTTGGAGAATGTTCGCTCCTTGAAGGTGGAATGTGGAGC CTGGGTGGGTTATGAGCATACCAGCTTAAATGGCCAACAGTTTGTCCTGGAGAAGGGAGACTACCCTTGCTTCGAGGCTTACATGGGAAGTAATGGCTACCGCGTTGAGAGGATGATGTCTTTCCGGCCCATCTTTTCCGCT AACCACAAGGAGTcccgcatgtgtgtgtgggactGTGAGAACATGATGGGCAGACAGTGGGACCTGTGTGATGACTACCCCTCCCTGCAGGCTATGGGCTGGCACAACAATGAGATTGGCTCCATGCAGGTCCAGAGTGGCGC cTGGGTGTGCTACCAGTACCCTGGTTATCGTGGCTACCAGTATATCATGGAGTGTGACTGCCACGGAGGCGAGTACAGACACTACAGGGAATTTGGGACCCACGCCCACACCCCCCAGATCCAGTCCATCCGTAGGATCCAGCACTGA